The proteins below come from a single Salvelinus fontinalis isolate EN_2023a chromosome 1, ASM2944872v1, whole genome shotgun sequence genomic window:
- the LOC129861404 gene encoding uncharacterized protein LOC129861404 isoform X2, with protein sequence METIDNRGALLSQLQTCTVMTEAMSMEAPVSVSRHPSACYAVPLQIGAGAPQHLQAVSSLHAGVNRWSFGAAEGRERPCSSANEESQRRARASPVHRTGTPTLTPAALERDSLQQGLEGEVEEWDSCHQSGSGVGVSDRWLERALPLRRAREEGGLYWGEEAWSGPGDKDEERNRALQQTPVLLVQQADVYTVGPEGLPRPANKSPGVLSGLPDGCRVLGGVLATDCCRGDLSRAGARYGGPAGTSLGTAVSYLQRGDGGGIDGWTEERTDRAHLPQASSSSTYTQTSPSRFDTHTPSMSQLDNHSQATHTATRQDRHRRSQAVRGLPLEALEGQFSRVMMDRSRMTVVGHRENDKEGEAGARREEVEQSFRLGTLVSRVFREEEKQFSVSGLSVLVRRVCQISGIGGEQELDSLGEEVSGMGSLVSRGPSWMFPDTGSLRSSTPRILQQVWEGTGVLHPGAGGGASSNWSSQVVRESQVLSVVKDSQVFSLVRESRMYSLVRDSQVFSMVSELPFVHHISTELTQDIHNELTQVLQPVESTGLQQKAIDLNTTPEIKLPLVHNTVLSTVPSLYPAHNTIEFANKQSTGKEVDWRAEDQSPISELACTSEQEGREEALAKSEEQSHVRELQCTSEHESGEEAKSEEQCPIRELECTSENKGGDEAPAKSEEPSHIREVDCTSENAGGNEVLRKSEEQCPIRELGCTSEQQVREVALPKSEEPSSIREVECTSELEGREEALPKSEEPSSIREVECTSEQEGKKEALAKSEEPSPITELECTLEQEGKEEALAKSEEQSPITELECTSENEGGEEALAKSEEQSPITELECTSEREGREEALAKLEEQRPIRELQCTSENEGGEEALAKSEEQRPIRELQCTSENEGGEEALAKSEEQRPIRELQCTSENEGGEEALAKSEEQSITKEAQWPSKDQIEIVEDQHCVTCGAKSTKSQPPPEQRNNTSSTGPKNIFIPGHGNQRTDDVLVYYGSLVEFPGALVKLQSLPVSTLLGCLQSVLPSVFTSQRLLGLYWLGVTNCSQPHPRLALVLLLESCLYALTFDPDTPDQTTSLTVFHHLPLLQVKEILVGFGGQSLRLKASSEECVLTLYTHREKPHLGEVRLLLYTSVGVTTTPDPRPEPWAQLLLTDTHLGLVQEDTVFHPAPHHVPLLSRQAQFKGVTLRCLSDVRCVIVRDGFGSSTSS encoded by the exons ATGGAGACTATAGACAACAGAGGAGCTCTGCTCTCTCAACTACAGACCTGTACGGTTATG ACAGAGGCCATGTCTATGGAggctcctgtctctgtctctcgtcaTCCTTCAGCGTGTTATGCTGTACCTCTTCAGATTGGAGCCGGAGCCCCTCAGCATCTTCAGGCCGTCTCCTCTCTGCATGCTGGGGTAAACAGGTGGAGCTTCGGTGCGGCTGAGGGCCGTGAACGGCCCTGCAGTAGTGCTAATGAAGAGAGCCAGAGGAGGGCCAGGGCCTCCCCAGTCCACCGGACAGGGACTCCTACTCTCACTCCCGCTGCCTTGGAACGGGATAGCCTGCAGCAGGGAttggaaggagaggtggaagagTGGGACTCGTGTCATCAATCAGGGTCTGGGGTGGGAGTGTCTGATAGGTGGCTGGAGAGAGCTCTACCTCTGCGTAGAGCGAGGGAAGAGGGAGGACTCTATTGGGGTGAGGAGGCctggtctggacctggggacAAAGACGAGGAAAGGAACCGAGCCCTCCAGCAGACACCTGTCCTCCTGGTCCAGCAGGCTGATGTATATACCGTTGGGCCGGAGGGGCTACCGAGGCCTGCTAACAAGAGCCCAGGTGTCCTGTCAGGCCTACCTGATGGCTGCAGGGTCCTGGGAGGGGTCCTGGCAACTGACTGCTGCAGAGGGGACCTGTCCAGGGCCGGAGCCCGCTACGGTGGCCCTGCAGGGACCTCATTAGGCACTGCTGTATCCTATCTGCagagaggagacggaggaggaATAGACGGGTGGACGGAGGAACGAACGGACCGTGCCCACCTCCCACAGGCCAGCAGCAGCTCAACATACACACAGACCTCTCCCTCTCGGTttgacacacacactccctctatgTCTCAGCTCGACAATCACAGCCAGGCAACACACACTGCCACTCGGCAGGACAGACACAGACGTAGCCAGGCGGTACGCGGCCTACCGCTAGAGGCTTTGGAGGGGCAGTTCAGTCGTGTCATGATGGATCGATCCAGGATGACGGTGGTGGGCCACAGGGAGAACGACAAGGAGGGGGAGGCTGGGGCTAGGAGGGAAGAGGTGGAGCAGAGCTTCAGGCTGGGCACTCTGGTCAGCAGGGTGTTtagggaggaggagaagcagTTCTCTGTCTCTGGACTAAGTGTTCTGGTTAGAAGGGTATGCCAGATCTCTGGGATTGGAGGGGAGCAGGAGCTAGACTCTCTGGGGGAAGAGGTCTCTGGGATGGGTTCTCTGGTCAGCAGGGGGCCCTCCTGGATGTTTCCGGACACAGGCAGTCTCCGCAGCTCCACCCCCAGGATCCTGCAGCAGGTCTGGGAAGGTACAGGAGTTCTGCATCCTGGAGCTGGGGGAGGAGCCAGCTCCAACTGGTCCAGTCAGGTTGTGAGGGAAAGTCAGGTGCTGTCGGTGGTCAAAGATAGCCAGGTCTTCTCATTGGTCAGAGAGAGTCGCATGTACTCCCTGGTCCGAGACAGTCAGGTGTTCTCTATGGTCAGTGAGCTGCCGTTTGTGCATCACATCAGCACAGAGCTAACTCAAGACATTCACAATGAGCTCACTCAGGTTCTTCAGCCAGTGGAATCAACTGGACTCCAGCAGAAAGCTATTGACCTCAACACAACACCAGAAATAAAACTGCCCCTAGTCCACAACACTGTCCTCAGCACAGTACCAAGCCTGTACCCAGCCCACAACACCATAGAATTTGCAAATAAACAGAGCACAGGTAAAGAAGTGGATTGGAGAGCAGAGGACCAGAGTCCCATCAGTGAACTGGCTTGTACATCGGAGCAGGAGGGTAGAGAGGAAGCTCTAGCTAAGTCGGAGGAACAGAGTCATGTCAGAGAACTACAGTGTACATCAGAGCATGAGAGTGGAGAGGAAGCTAAGTCGGAGGAACAGTGTCCCATCAGAGAACTGGAGTGTACATCAGAGAACAAGGGTGGAGATGAAGCTCCCGCTAAGTCAGAAGAACCAAGTCACATCAGAGAAGTGGATTGTACATCAGAGAACGCGGGTGGAAATGAAGTTTTAAGGAAGTCGGAGGAACAGTGCCCCATCAGAGAACTAGGGTGTACATCAGAGCAGCAGGTCAGAGAGGTGGCTCTACCTAAGTCAGAAGAACCAAGTTCCATCAGAGAAGTGGAGTGTACATCAGAGCTGGAGGGCAGAGAGGAAGCTCTACCTAAGTCAGAAGAACCAAGTTCCATCAGAGAAGTGGAGTGTACATCGGAGCAGGAGGGCAAAAAGGAAGCTCTAGCCAAGTCAGAAGAACCAAGTCCCATCACAGAATTGGAGTGTACATTGGAGCAGGAGGGCAAAGAGGAAGCTCTGGCTAAGTCGGAGGAACAGAGTCCCATCACAGAATTGGAGTGTACTTCAGAGAACGAGGGTGGAGAGGAAGCTCTAGCTAAGTCGGAGGAACAGAGTCCCATCACAGAACTGGAGTGTACATCAGAGCGGGAGGGCAGAGAGGAAGCTCTGGCTAAGTTGGAGGAACAGAGACCCATCAGAGAACTACAGTGTACATCAGAGAACGAGGGTGGAGAGGAAGCTCTAGCTAAGTCGGAGGAACAGAGACCCATCAGAGAACTACAGTGTACATCAGAGAACGAGGGTGGAGAGGAAGCTCTAGCTAAGTCGGAGGAACAGAGACCCATCAGAGAACTACAGTGTACATCAGAGAACGAGGGTGGAGAGGAAGCTCTAGCTAAGTCGGAGGAACAGAGTATAACCAAGGAGGCGCAGTGGCCATCAAAGGACCAGATCGAGATCGTGGAGGACCAACATTGTGTCACTTGTGGAGCCAAGAGCACCAAGTCACAGCCCCCTCCAGAGCAGCGTAACAACACCAGTTCCACAGGCCCAAAGAATATCTTTATTCCTGGGCATGGGAATCAGAGGACTGATGATGTTCTGGTGTATTATGGG agCCTGGTGGAGTTCCCAGGGGCTCTTGTTAAACTCCAGTCCCTTCCCGTATCCACCCTCCTGGGCTGTCTCCAGTCCGTCCTCCCCTCCGTCTTCACCTCACAGAgactactgggtctctactggctgggCGTGACTAACTGCAGCCAGCCCCACCCACGCCTCGCCCTTGTTCTCCTATTGGAGTCCTGCCTCTACGccctgacctttgaccctgaCACGCCAGATCAGACCACGTCTCTGACAGTGTTCCACCACCTCCCCCTGCTACAGGTTAAGGAGATCCTG